A genomic stretch from Thalassophryne amazonica chromosome 18, fThaAma1.1, whole genome shotgun sequence includes:
- the LOC117530855 gene encoding heparan sulfate glucosamine 3-O-sulfotransferase 2-like, producing MACVLVFSRLVPFSHRLTRSSLCVLSIFLSYLCYSALFPSDTVLQGSGDDPARGCRRVSADGSKRRLQKSCALPIDPRAGGAQAPRLDPGIQRAPSYRRVVRNDTPSPPVGNLKFGNKKLPNAIIVGVKKGGTRAVLEFIRIHPDVRAAGTETHFFDRNYDRGLEWYRSLMPRTLESQITMEKTPSYFVTKETPQRISTLSRDMKLIVVVRDPVTRAISDYTQTLSKTPDLPSFPELAFRNQSLGLVDTTWNAIRIGLYALHLENWLRYFPLAQIHFVSGERLITDPAGELARVQDFLGIKRIVTDKHFYFNRTKGFPCLKKPESSSSPRCLGKSKGRTHVQIDRDAIELLRDFYRPYNVRFYEMVGHDFKWE from the exons ATGGCGTGCGTGCTCGTCTTCAGTCGACTTGTTCCGTTCTCGCACAGGCTCACCAGATCTTCTCTTTGCGTCTTGTCCATTTTTCTGTCATATCTGTGCTACTCTGCGCTCTTCCCGTCCGACACCGTCCTGCAGGGGTCAGGTGATGACCCGGCGCGCGGCTGTCGGCGCGTTTCGGCTGATGGAAGCAAAAGGCGCCTGCAGAAATCGTGCGCTCTGCCGATCGATCCGAGAGCGGGCGGCGCGCAGGCACCGCGCCTCGACCCCGGCATCCAAAGAGCCCCCTCGTACCGCCGTGTGGTCCGGAACGACACGCCCAGTCCACCCGTGGGGAATTTAAAGTTTGGGAATAAAAAGTTGCCGAACGCCATCATAGTTGGAGTGAAAAAAGGAGGAACCAGAGCGGTTCTGGAGTTCATCCGAATCCATCCTGATGTGAGAGCAGCTGGAACAGAGACCCATTTTTTCGACAGGAACTACGACAGGGGCCTGGAGTGGTACAG aAGTTTGATGCCACGGACTCTTGAAAGCCAAATCACAATGGAGAAGACACCAAGCTACTTTGTAACAAAAGAAACACCACAGCGGATCTCCACCCTGTCCCGAGATATGAAGCTCATTGTGGTAGTACGTGACCCCGTCACACGCGCAATATCCGATTACACTCAGACTTTATCAAAAACTCCAGATCTGCCAAGCTTCCCAGAGCTGGCCTTCAGAAACCAGAGCCTGGGCCTGGTGGACACCACGTGGAACGCCATTCGGATCGGCCTCTACGCACTACATCTTGAAAACTGGTTGCGTTACTTCCCTCTGGCTCAGATCCACTTTGTTAGCGGGGAGCGTCTAATCACCGACCCGGCGGGGGAGTTGGCACGAGTGCAAGATTTCCTTGGGATAAAACGTATCGTCACCGACAAGCACTTCTACTTCAATCGCACCAAAGGCTTCCCTTGCCTTAAAAAGCCGGAGAGCAGCAGCTCGCCACGCTGCCTGGGCAAGTCCAAGGGCCGGACCCACGTGCAAATAGACAGAGACGCCATCGAGCTGCTGAGAGACTTCTACAGACCTTACAATGTCAGATTTTATGAAATGGTCGGCCATGATTTCAAGTGGGAGTAA